One Nicotiana tomentosiformis chromosome 4, ASM39032v3, whole genome shotgun sequence genomic window carries:
- the LOC104112091 gene encoding uncharacterized protein, which produces MWGFGGRYYWGRKERGKVEGIVVVFAWMSSQDRHLKNYVDLYSSLGWNSLICHSQFLNMFFPDKAAALATNIVNELVEELKVRPCPVVFASFSGGPKACMYKVLQIIEGKCEEHVNLGEFRLVRDCLSGYIFDSSPVDFTSDLGTRFIIHPTVLGMSRPPPLASWIANGIASSLDALFLRRFESHRAEFWQTLYASVSTGAPYLILCSEDDDLAPCQTICNFAQRLKDLGSDVKLLKWSSSPHVGHYRYHQLEYKAAVTEVLGKAAMIYSQRIRQLEGEKMGLEGSHDEISEPLGNLRQAAATANQSFQRIALELNDHLFVPSSVEYHEGSNVGSVQHEQKERYIPLSSPPRINAHGVLGQILFDVCVPKVVEDWDVRSSPTFRKASFPSSRRHSPFNPMKCIRRSRL; this is translated from the exons ATGTGGGGATTTGGGGGAAGGTATTATTGGGGGAGAAAAGAGAGAGGGAAAGTGGAAGGAATAGTTGTGGTTTTCGCATGGATGTCAAGTCAAGATCGACACCTCAAAAACTATGTTGACCTCTACTCTTCTCTTGGATGGAATTCCCTTATTTGTCACTCTCAATTCCTTAACAT GTTTTTTCCTGATAAAGCTGCAGCATTGGCAACGAATATTGTGAATGAGCTTGTTGAG GAGCTAAAAGTTAGACCATGCCCTGTTGTCTTTGCATCTTTTTCGGGTGGACCAAAAGCATGCATGTATAAGGTTCTCCAG ATAATAGAGGGCAAATGTGAAGAACATGTCAATCTG GGTGAGTTTCGACTTGTTAGAGACTGTCTTTCGGGCTACATTTTCGATTCTTCTCCAGTTGACTTTACTAGTGATCTGGGTACTAGATTTATAATACATCCAACAGTTCTTGGAATGTCACGTCCTCCTCCCCTAGCCTCATGGATAGCAAATGGAATTGCTTCCAGTCTGGATGCCCTCTTCCTTAGAAGATTTGAATCACACCGCGCAGAGTTTTGGCAGACTCTATATGCTTCTGTT AGCACGGGAGCTCCGTATCTCATTTTGTGCTCAGAAGATGATGATCTTGCTCCCTGTCAAACTATTTGCAATTTTGCTCAGCGACTTAAAGATCTGGGTTCTGATGTCAAACTACTAAAATGGAGTAGTTCCCCTCACGTAG GTCACTATAGGTACCACCAACTTGAATACAAGGCTGCAGTGACTGAGGTTCTTGGAAAAGCTGCTATGATCTATTCTCAACGAATTCGTCAACTTGAAGGGGAGAAGATGGGGTTGGAAGGATCACATGATGAAATCTCCGAGCCTCTAGGCAATCTTAGACAAGCCGCTGCTACTGCAAATCAAAGCTTCCAAAGAATTGCTCTCGAGTTGAATGACCACTTGTTTGTACCGAGCTCTGTAGAGTATCACGAGGGAAGTAATGTTGGGTCAGTCCAGCACGAACAGAAAGAACGATACATTCCCCTATCAAGCCCACCAAGAATTAATGCTCATGGTGTTCTTGGTCAAATTTTATTTGATGTGTGTGTCCCAAAGGTTGTTGAGGACTGGGACGTAAGGTCATCGCCAACTTTCAGGAAAGCATCATTTCCATCGTCACGAAGGCATTCACCTTTTAATCCTATGAAATGCATTCGTCGCTCAAGATTGTAG
- the LOC104112090 gene encoding B3 domain-containing protein At5g42700-like gives MVMSKVKYEELRQQRLEENKKRMEELNLPLLTQALKISSSPKPSPMKKVKPRIIRTELVSVRRSPRVANKPAPEFKEVIYYERVMIPRRMSTPRKRDSSNMVYATDEERAASIEKAEKLEASLGPDYPILVRSMLPSHVSGGFWLGLPSNFCRKNLPRRDDTITLIDETGEEWPTVYLAQKNGLSGGWKKFAVDHDLADGDAIVFHLIRPTKFKAYIIRVNNVSESESTETSTN, from the exons atggtgatGTCGAAGGTCAAATATGAGGAATTACGCCAACAGCGATTGGAAGAAAACAAGAAAAGAATGGAGGAACTCAATCTCCCTCTGCTTACTCAAGCTCTCAAAATTTCCTCTTCCCCCAAACCTTCTCCT ATGAAGAAGGTGAAACCTAGGATTATCAGAACAGAGCTTGTTTCAGTTCGAAGATCACCTCGTGTTGCTAACAAACCTGCTCCTGAATTCAAAGAA GTGATTTATTATGAAAGGGTGATGATACCTAGAAG GATGTCCACCCCAAGGAAGAGGGATTCGTCGAATATGGTATATGCTACGGACGAAGAAAGGGCTGCTTCCATAGAGAAAGCAGAGAAACTTGAAGCAAGTCTTGGACCTGACTATCCAATCTTAGTCAGATCAATGCTTCCCTCCCATGTTTCTGGAGGTTTTTGGCTG GGTCTACCATCTAATTTCTGCAGGAAGAATCTTCCAAGAAGAGATGACACTATCACCTTAATAGATGAAACAGGAGAAGAGTGGCCAACAGTATACTTGGCCCAAAAAAATGGACTGAGTGGTGGATGGAAGAAGTTTGCTGTGGATCATGACTTGGCTGATGGAGATGCAATTGTCTTCCATTTGATACGCCCTACAAAATTTAAG GCGTATATCATAAGGGTAAACAATGTCAGTGAGAGTGAAAGTACTGAAACCTCTACAAATTAG